TAGATCTacattaacttaaaaaataaaaaaagggcagAAGTAAAATACAGAGAATTAAATCTCTATCTGATTCTGTAATATTTAGGCACCCAAATCCAGCTGATTTCATCCTCTAAGTATGTGTTAGGATCCAGACCTAAAAGTCTGACTCTGGGGGCCTTACTCAGGTAGAGTAAACTACCCAGCCAAGCAGGCCCGTGCAAATCTGTCAGACTGTGTAAGATGAACAACTCTCATGTATGAAAATAAGCTTCAGGTATGGAGTGTATATGGTGGACCATATAATGGCATtaatttttaatccaaatttctgcatgttttctaCAGCTGATTACAGTTAAGTATTAGTGACATGCTACACTACAGTTTGTTTTAAACGTAACGTTAAATGCTAGTCTACAAAAGAGCTTAAAacgcagcaggaaaaaaagaagagtggggCAATCCAATACTATTAAAGTAATTTGAGGTGCATAATGCATACTAACAGACTTTCATAAGTCCATTTAGGAGCCAAGCTCTCCGTTCCCTGTTTGGTAATTGGTGAAACGTAGGAGTTTCCAAATAGCAAGGTAGAGCAGCCAAGCCTGGATTTATATGCATAAATATGCCCCAGAGGGACTTTGCAAACATGGTATGGGCTCTTTTGCTTTCAACCTTAACTAGATGAATTATTCATAGTTTCATTcttaacagaaatacaaattacAAATCAGAAGCATTACCATGATATTGTTAGCTTATGAAGTAAATGCTgataaaaagaactttaaaatttaATGTATTGTTAAAACATGCCATTCAATATACCTTCAAGAACTATCACTGTTATTCTGGAGCTTCTTGACTGCATGGGCATGATATAACAGATACTATATAAAGGAAAACTCAAAGCTACTGAAATGTAATGCCCACCATTTACTTtcaattgttattttttttaattcatgtttctCTTACTGTACAGTGCCATGAGCTTCAGCACTTTCCTTCATAATATTTCCATCTAGGATTCCTTGTTTTGTCACCAGTTCCATCTTCTCAGTTTCATGCTTCTTTACACCATCTGTAAAAGAAAATCCAGATAAGTATGCAGAAGAGCGAGGTCAGGATACAGGACCTAgagatattttttcctcctgctgcattGGAAGAAGATCCTTTTGTAATAACCAGTAATTTGTCAGTAGTTAGGAACCTCCTTTAGGGCCATAATCCCCTAAAGGGAAAGTGTCTAAAAACTCACTTGAAGGCAGTGTAAAGGCAATCTTGCTAGTGGTAGGCTTTTTGTCATCCTTCTGGTCAGGTATAGAGCAACGaaacctgcaaaaataaaaattattacagtcATCTAGTAATACTGAATTACTTTAATCTAAAACTTGTCTTATGaatagctatgaaaaaaaaaaagagaaccatgAGAAGTTCTGTTTGATTGTAGCAACCATTTGTTTGGATTTCTCATTCTGAGTATAGAACTGAAGAAAGTTACTGAAAATATCTGTGCAATTTCTTAATTACTTTTGGACAGTTTTTCGTCAGTTTGCTGTGTGCTAGGAAGagttatttaattttattgaTACTGAATTGTGTGTATTTTCAGAGCTAGAAGCATTAAATTTGAAACTGACTCTCCTGTCTGGAATCTTCTTACGCAAAAGTGTGAAGTTCCAGGACCGAAACTCCATTTTCTGTAGAAAGGACTGAGGGAGGCAGTGTTCTAGTGAAAGATTTCAGAATCGCATGCCTGGTTTCGTTAAGATACCAGTGCTGAGTGCAAGATGTgatattttgccttttccttaTCCTCCTTGTTGTTTACATTTGTATAGCTGCCTCTCTCATGTCTACGTTTCAAACTACTGGTGTTTGTATACCCGGGAAAGGGCAGACATGAAGAGTTACAACCAAGGCAAAATGTCACTGGAAGGTGTATTCTGAAATAGCATCCTAACGTGTGCCTTAAAACACTCTGAATTATAGCGAGTAGTATGAACTCCACATGCAGATGGCCATCTGTCATGTGATGAGACGTGAACTTCTCTCCCAGAACTTCACGTGTGTGGACTTGCTTCACCAATGGTCTGAGACAAACAGAACCCACGGCAGGCAGCTAATGGGATACGAAGTCTACGTCAACATGTGCTGCCTCAAGTGAGGATGCAGCAAGCATGCAATTATCTGCAATGGATTGTGGAGACACTCTGAGCTCCAGGAAGTGTGAAATCAGTGAAGTTCATTTACCATGAAACCTTTTCTAAGGATATTAttatactgtgatttttttagtgATTCATTCATGTATTTACAATTCTGATGAGTATTTCAATGAGATGTTCTGAAATGGAAGATAAATTTGGATACTTTTTGTCTAAACAACGAGTACCTGTTCTCTTCTTGCTCAAGCAGACTGCGATATGTTGCTATCTCCTCCTCCAGTTTCATCCTGGTGTTCAGGAGAATTTCATGCTCTTGAAGCTGTTTCTCAATACCTCTTCTCACTTCCAGTAGCTCTTTCTCTAAGCATTCAATCTCAGCTTCTAAATTTTGTAGTTGCATGTGGTACTGCTGCTCTGTGGCACGCAATGAACGTTCCAAACCCTTTTCCTGTGAAATTTAACTCATATTTTAAGATTTGGAAAGTATATGCATAAAGATGTTATACGTACTTTTCATTAACAACCTGTGTATTTTTACATCAGTTCTTTTAAGAATATTCTTTAGGAACAGGAGTAAAGCTTTCAAGATAATACTTTTGCtgagaaattttccagtaaaATCTGTAATAATTTAAGACAGGGTAAAAAAATGTAGCCTTCTGTTGTACCAGAAATCCACTACCAttaattttacagatttctgCTTTTACCTGTATGGTTGAAATGATATCCAGCTTAGTACTGTATGAAAACTGAGTGGTCTGTGTTCTCTTGTAGCTTATCTATATTATTGAATTCAGTAAATTGCTGACATATTTTTTCATGAATGAATTGATAAATTGGGTCCACAGATTCAAAAAAAGTTATAAACCTGATGTGAATTGGTTAGGCAGAATGACTGGGAACTTGATGGGGGAGTATTATGCAAGTATTTGTCTGGCAGGTGTGAAAACATGAAAACACATGTATATTGAATGGCAGATCCTGAATCAAAACATGTAATACTCTTAAATGTGACCAATGACTGGGTTATTGCTTGTTGGTTAGTGCTCTGTGTGATGAGCTGAAAGTCCACCGCAAAGCTATGCATTTCTCTGTGTGTTGTATTTCTGCTGTATAGTGGATGTGATTGTTCATAAACAGAATTGTGGAATAGTTTACAtcaggaaaaagatattttttttcccagaagattTCAAGTTTCATTTCATGATGCTTACCACAGCATGGAGAGATTCAATTTCAATCTGCATGTGGTGCCACTGCCGTCTCGCTTCACAGAGTTCTGCTCTGGCTGCCTTTAATGCTTCTGCATCTTTGTCCATTCTTTTAATTGTAGCTTCTTCTAGCTACcggggataaaaaaaaagataacaatattaaaaaaatattcaaataatgaaaataaagtagATACATAAAAATACCTAGTTAGAATTTTTTGAGAGTCATATAAATTTGTTAAAGCTAACAGTGATGAGTAAATATTTTATGTACCATTTAGATGGGAAGCCCTTATACTGCTATGTTTGATGGCAAGTAGTTGGCCACATCTTTATGTCTAACATATTTGTTGTGGAGGAATTCCCATACAAATTAAGCAGTTGTATTGAGACCGTATTCACTTCTAGAGTAAATGGGCTTAACTTCATGGAAATAAGGGGAATTGCAGCCAGTTCAAGCTTCCAGGTTTGAATAaagttctttgtttttaatgtattttttatttctaagaacaGCTTTATAGAGAGGGAGCCCTTTTGAGTGGTTGCATGAATATATCACAATTGACAATTGCTGTAATTATGTTTTTGCCTGATCTAGTCATTGTCTGGATTTCAGATTCTCATCTGAGGGCAAGTACCTCCATTCATTTAAACATGAGTAGCATCTTTATCCAAATCTACAACTTTTCCTTGTCCTGTAAGGACAGGTTATTTAAGATTTACCtatcacaggaaggaaaaaattggCATGTTTTCTGATTGTATGCTGTCACCCATGTTAAATGTGACAATTCAGAAGTGAAGTGCCTGTTCTAAGCTTAATCCTGATCTAAAATACTATTTGAGATAATTTGCCATCCTTAAGGCTGAAGCTTATTCTTAGAAAAAAGTAAATAGTCACACAAGCACTGTATTGTGTTTGCAAGAAAATGTAGGGTTTTTAGGCCAATCTTGAGCATGTGTTGGGTCATTTTAGATTTAGGCTCGTCTTTGATTTAGATAATATGTTCATGCATTTAACttccaaaataattgttttgcttatgaatgttattttccttttggatTCTGAGTTTTACTGCAAGTGGTGAAGATGCCATAAGCACTTGAAACAATACATGCTCTTTTGCATATTTTACTGCTTTATGTAGGTTCTTATGATGCCATCAACTCTAAGAAAATAAAGTCTTTAATTCAGGTCTTATGAAGCAAGTAAAATaagcttctccccccccccccccccccccaacatactGACCTATTGTAATTTTACCATGCCATTGTTTTGGTGAAAAATCTAGATTTGGCTAATCCACAAGTGAACACTCTATTCTTTGCTTACCCTATTTTTGCCAGGGTACTGCAGAATTTATGTGACAAGATTATATCAATATACATTGGCTGCTTTGTGCCAAACTCAAATACAAACTTAGCTTAACTATCTAGTTTATAGCTGCTGTGTGTCATTGGATTACTGTGTAGATCACCCAGATTGCAGCAGTAGTCTGGCCTGTggttaaaataaacctccagaaTTTCTGCAATGCCTAAGAAGTACAACAAGGTGATACAATACCTAATTTTCACCCTGAATTTCTTCATGTTTGATGTCCGAAAAGtgttttgccattttatttcaaagttcagTTGGGTTTTGGAGATGTTTTATATGTAAATCTAAAATAGTAGCATTGTGTATTGATAACAGTTAATCAAtctgtatgaaagaaaaaactatATTTGCTGAAGAGTATAACATAGTTTTACTGTGAACAATATAAAATAGTTCCTGAAAAGGTACAGTTTTCTTTAATATAGGTGCTAAAAATGGTAAAGCTTACTGTATATAAATGGATTCTTTACATTGCCTTTGATTTTCCAGATTCTCTTTTCCTCTGGGATAACTAAATGGTGCTAGAGGTTACCATGTTACAGCATATGtcatcattttaaaaatcacaacaaTATCAGTGTTGCAGGTACAGAAAAACATCCAGATGAATTACACAGCATTTGTTTAGTGTGAATTCATACCCTAAACAAAATCTATTTCCGTATCGTCTAGCTCACATCTTACTGCAGTAAAATCAAAATCCCTTCCCCAATAATATGCTGCattgaaaaggaaatactgtaCCTCATAGAGGCTGAGGGAGGAATTGTATAGACAGGGATTGTCTCCTTACTCTGGAAGGTGTATGTCTGTATGAAGTCATTACCTGGGTCCTTGCTGAGATGATGGTCTTTATCTGATTTCTGGTGGTGAGCGTTTCATACTTTGCCCTGATCTCATTGAGGAGCTGGGACAGTTCCATTCTCCTCCCATCCTCCACCTTGGCTAACCGAGCCTTATTGATAGGATGAGCCGGCTGCTGCAGagccttccctgcctgcagtGAGAGGAGAGAGAGCGTACAGCCAGATTTTAAAGCTGCAGAGCTTTATTTTTGAGGAAGCACTGGAAGGTCAGAGGCCTCCAGTCGTTTCTAAAAGCAAGTTAATAAAGCAAGGGTCTGTCACTTTTGCAGCGATTAAAATGATGATTCCTAAGTTATGTGCTGAAATGAACATATACAATGTCTTTACGTTTTTGTTACACTATAACTGTGGGGTTTTATAACCTTAGAAATGTGAGGTTAAGAGAGACAAAGCAAAGGACAAAATTACAGCTGCACAGCATGAGAGTGCAAttgcagagaggaagggagaggaacagCTTCACAGCAGTACACCTGTATTGGTGGCAGGGCTGCTGGAATGGGCCTTCACCAGGCAGTTGtgcagcactggagcaggttatTTAGGGATGTTACAGAATATCCATTCTTGAAGGTTTTTGAGAGTCAGTGAGGCAAAGCCTCAGGTGGCTGACCTGATCTGGAAAAAGAGCTGGGCTCCTGGACATCCTCTCACCCTACATTTTGCTGTTTTTTACGGGCAGAAAcacaaaaagagggagaggaaCCAGCACTACTAGTGGTAAAGAATGCTTGTGCTCCTTGTGGCAAAGGGTttggctcctcttctgcagggtGCAAAGTTCTGGTGAATTAACACTTCAAACATAGCTAGCTGCTGTCAGAAAAAGTGTCTGGTTTGGCTCTGAAGGTGTTTACAGTACCTCTGCCATGTGTCAGTGTGCTCAGTTCACAGAATATGCAGATTATGTAagttttcttttacctttcttgACAGCTACCAGGGAGGTAGGAAGTATAGGTTGTGTGCTGTGCTGTATTTTCTGCAAAGAATTCTTAATTTCCTGGCTCACTGTAGTTACTATATGATCCCAATGATCTTGTCTGCTAAAAACGGCTCTTACctaatttttcaaagttttttcagTAATGCGCAATGCcagatatttaggaaaaaaattcaagatttcagtaaaaaataaaaattcgcTAGATAGAATGCATTTTTAGGCTCCAAATAAGAATATACCTcagtaaaatgagaaaaaaggcagtaaactTTTACAAGACACTCGTCTTTTTAGAAGTCAAAGTATTATACCACTTAAGAGTCTCCTTGTATGCATAAAGCTTCCTTGTTCTTGGCTCCGTCCGCTGGCACATGTAAAAGGATCCtgtgttctgattttatttttcttagctgGCTGTTTTTCAGCTGACCTGGACTGAGATGAGAATGTTTTGTTGTCCAGTATCTTTTCTACAAGTGTCTTAATTATTCTAGCTTTATGTAGTTCTAAAACCAAAATCTTGGCAGTGTTTTTCATTGATGGTATGGGAACAATCacataataaaaacattaagaatCCATCAAACAAACATAAGATATTATACCTTAG
This genomic window from Accipiter gentilis chromosome 5, bAccGen1.1, whole genome shotgun sequence contains:
- the KRT222 gene encoding keratin-like protein KRT222 produces the protein MELSQLLNEIRAKYETLTTRNQIKTIISARTQLEEATIKRMDKDAEALKAARAELCEARRQWHHMQIEIESLHAVEKGLERSLRATEQQYHMQLQNLEAEIECLEKELLEVRRGIEKQLQEHEILLNTRMKLEEEIATYRSLLEQEENRFRCSIPDQKDDKKPTTSKIAFTLPSNGVKKHETEKMELVTKQGILDGNIMKESAEAHGTVQTEKVDEVIKEWEGSFFKDNPRLRKKSVSLRFDLHLAATDEGCLHTKKKTLPDIEVRLVMRRSCSIPSIKP